The following are encoded in a window of Actinomyces oris genomic DNA:
- a CDS encoding GNAT family N-acetyltransferase, with protein sequence MGTNDSPVLHIRTARTARAEQAQDAAMAAALEAICFPPEQAASPTTIAERMATYADHFWLIEDEGGMLLALVNGLCTHARDLSDEMYEAPTMHDPDGAWQMILGVATAPAAQGQGLATRLLRTVIETTRAHGRQGLVLTCLDDLVGFYARLGFVDEGLSASHHGGVPWHQMRLTLP encoded by the coding sequence ATGGGTACCAACGACTCCCCCGTCCTCCACATCCGCACGGCCCGGACAGCCCGGGCGGAGCAGGCGCAGGACGCGGCCATGGCCGCCGCCCTGGAGGCCATCTGCTTCCCACCCGAGCAGGCCGCCAGCCCGACGACGATCGCCGAGCGGATGGCTACCTACGCCGACCACTTCTGGCTCATCGAGGACGAGGGCGGCATGCTGCTGGCGCTGGTCAACGGCCTGTGCACCCACGCGCGCGATCTGAGCGACGAGATGTACGAGGCCCCCACGATGCACGACCCCGACGGGGCCTGGCAGATGATCCTCGGCGTCGCCACGGCTCCCGCCGCCCAGGGGCAGGGGCTGGCCACCCGACTGCTGCGCACTGTCATCGAGACAACGCGCGCCCACGGCCGCCAGGGTCTGGTGCTCACCTGCCTCGACGACCTCGTGGGCTTCTACGCGCGCCTGGGTTTCGTCGACGAGGGCCTGTCCGCCTCCCACCACGGCGGCGTGCCCTGGCACCAGATGCGGCTCACCCTGCCCTGA
- a CDS encoding endonuclease domain-containing protein, whose product MSITTLERTGPAHSLSPAPSLPLLLTSDPVMTGASRLFAGPGLTRIAPGTYVPSQEWAEARPDLRHMTLIRAAMAKTRGDVVLLGPSAAVWLGLPLVGRLPGRVQCLRLSEARARTALLQRHRRPGLGDLLNASGAHTSSVADTVVDLARWGGLTQGVCAMDAALAAHLCTRAELNDAVDHLGTGARGIRSARTAIHLTDARSESPGESLSRVRMWQATLPHPDLQHEVHIDDHTYRLDFLWPRTKVVGEFDGRIKYRKNSFGKDAEDTVLNERRRELALTRTGYDVARWTWEEAWPTDASAMLRELARHGIHPTGVRW is encoded by the coding sequence ATGAGTATCACCACCCTCGAACGCACCGGCCCAGCGCACAGTCTCAGCCCAGCACCATCGCTGCCGCTGCTCCTCACCTCCGATCCGGTCATGACCGGGGCATCCCGCCTGTTCGCGGGCCCGGGACTCACCCGCATCGCCCCGGGGACCTACGTGCCCTCCCAGGAGTGGGCGGAGGCCAGGCCGGACCTGAGGCACATGACCCTCATCCGGGCCGCGATGGCCAAGACCCGCGGCGACGTCGTCCTGCTCGGCCCATCGGCGGCCGTGTGGCTCGGGCTGCCCCTGGTGGGCCGCCTCCCCGGGCGAGTGCAGTGCCTCCGTCTCAGCGAGGCCCGGGCGCGCACGGCACTGCTTCAACGCCACCGCCGCCCCGGCCTGGGCGACCTGCTCAACGCATCCGGCGCCCATACCTCATCCGTCGCCGACACGGTCGTTGACCTGGCCCGGTGGGGCGGGCTCACCCAGGGCGTCTGCGCCATGGACGCCGCCCTGGCCGCCCACCTGTGCACCCGCGCCGAGCTGAACGACGCCGTCGACCACCTGGGCACCGGCGCCCGCGGCATTCGCAGTGCCCGCACCGCCATCCACCTGACCGACGCCCGCTCCGAATCTCCCGGCGAGTCCCTCTCCCGCGTGCGCATGTGGCAGGCCACCCTGCCCCACCCCGACCTCCAGCACGAGGTCCACATCGACGACCACACCTACCGCCTCGACTTCCTGTGGCCCCGCACCAAGGTGGTCGGCGAGTTCGACGGCCGCATCAAGTACCGCAAGAACAGCTTCGGCAAGGACGCCGAGGACACCGTCCTCAACGAGCGCCGCCGCGAGCTCGCCCTGACCCGCACCGGCTACGACGTCGCCCGCTGGACCTGGGAGGAGGCCTGGCCAACCGACGCCTCCGCCATGCTGCGCGAGCTCGCCCGCCACGGCATCCACCCCACCGGCGTGCGCTGGTAA